The Deltaproteobacteria bacterium genome window below encodes:
- the uvrB gene encoding excinuclease ABC subunit UvrB, whose product MNQFRIVTEFEPKGDQTKAIAELIDGVEKGAPHQVLLGVTGSGKTFTIANVIEAVQRPALVIAHNKTLAAQLYGEFKTLFPENAVEYFVSYYDYYQPEAYIPSTDTYIEKDSAINEEIDKLRHSATHSLLERNDVIIVASVSCIYGLGSPDAYYGMMLLLEEGMEIPRDEMLSRLVEIQYERNDIDFHRGTFRVRGDVVEIFPPYEEEKAIRVEFFGDTVESISMVDPLRGRKLNAVRKMAVYPGRHYVTTKDNMNRAIFAIRGELEERLRVLYGENKLVEAQRLEQRTKFDIEMMEEMGYCQGIENYSRHLTGRKPGEPPPTLMEYLPENALIIIDESHATVPQLGGMYRGDRSRKETLVNFGFRLPSALDNRPLMFAEYEGFRKQRIYVSATPAEYELKKAGKRVVEQIIRPTGLMDPEIFVKPVNHQVDDLLSEIRDREKKGERVLVTTLTKRMAENLAAYYQSLGVKVKYLHSDIHTLERVSIIRDLRLGEFDVLIGVNLLREGLDIPEVSLVAILDADKEGFLRSERSLIQTSGRAARNIAGQVIMYADKITKSIQTCLNETKRRRKIQGRYNEEHNITPESIKKSIHDILASVYEADYVTVPVVSEDRKVYSSEKELPVMIKRLKEEMKQAAKNLEFEKAAELRDRIKELTEILIEMGGEF is encoded by the coding sequence ATGAATCAGTTCCGTATCGTTACCGAATTTGAGCCGAAAGGTGACCAGACAAAAGCCATCGCGGAGCTTATCGATGGTGTTGAGAAAGGGGCTCCCCACCAGGTTCTCCTGGGTGTGACGGGTTCAGGGAAAACCTTTACCATCGCCAATGTCATAGAGGCCGTTCAGAGACCGGCATTGGTAATTGCACACAACAAGACCCTGGCGGCACAGCTCTACGGTGAGTTTAAAACCCTGTTCCCTGAGAATGCCGTCGAGTATTTCGTCAGCTATTATGACTATTATCAGCCTGAGGCCTATATCCCGAGTACGGATACCTATATTGAGAAAGATTCTGCGATCAACGAGGAAATCGATAAACTGCGCCATTCCGCGACGCATTCACTATTGGAACGCAATGACGTCATCATTGTGGCGAGCGTTTCCTGCATTTACGGTCTCGGTTCCCCCGATGCCTATTATGGTATGATGCTCCTCCTGGAAGAAGGTATGGAAATTCCGCGGGATGAAATGCTGAGCCGTCTGGTTGAGATTCAGTATGAAAGAAACGATATTGATTTTCATCGGGGAACATTCCGTGTCCGGGGTGATGTCGTGGAAATCTTTCCACCTTATGAAGAAGAAAAAGCAATAAGGGTTGAATTTTTCGGGGATACTGTCGAATCCATCTCCATGGTAGACCCCCTTCGGGGGAGAAAACTGAACGCCGTCCGAAAGATGGCCGTCTATCCCGGAAGGCACTATGTGACGACAAAAGACAATATGAACCGTGCCATTTTTGCTATCAGGGGTGAGCTTGAGGAGAGGCTTCGGGTGTTGTATGGGGAGAACAAGCTTGTTGAGGCCCAGAGACTGGAACAGCGAACAAAATTTGATATTGAAATGATGGAGGAAATGGGTTACTGCCAGGGTATTGAAAATTATTCCCGTCACCTTACAGGCAGGAAACCGGGGGAACCGCCTCCTACCCTTATGGAATACCTTCCTGAGAATGCGCTGATCATCATTGATGAAAGCCACGCCACTGTTCCTCAACTGGGCGGGATGTACCGGGGCGACCGATCACGGAAGGAGACGCTGGTGAATTTTGGTTTTCGCCTCCCTTCCGCCCTGGATAACCGGCCTTTGATGTTTGCCGAATACGAGGGTTTCAGGAAGCAGAGGATTTATGTATCGGCCACACCTGCTGAGTATGAATTGAAAAAGGCCGGGAAACGAGTTGTGGAGCAGATCATACGGCCAACCGGTTTGATGGACCCGGAGATTTTCGTGAAACCGGTAAACCACCAGGTCGACGACCTCCTTTCGGAAATACGTGACAGGGAGAAAAAAGGCGAGCGGGTTCTGGTAACCACTCTCACCAAGCGGATGGCGGAAAATCTGGCTGCCTACTACCAGAGTCTCGGTGTCAAGGTGAAGTATCTGCATTCCGATATACACACCCTGGAGCGGGTCAGCATCATTCGGGATCTGCGCTTGGGTGAGTTCGATGTCCTGATCGGGGTCAACCTGTTGCGGGAGGGGCTCGATATCCCGGAGGTGTCTCTGGTTGCCATCCTGGATGCGGATAAAGAAGGTTTCCTCCGCTCCGAGCGCTCCCTGATACAGACGAGCGGGAGGGCCGCCAGAAATATAGCGGGGCAGGTGATCATGTACGCCGATAAAATAACGAAATCGATCCAAACCTGTCTTAATGAAACAAAAAGACGGAGGAAGATACAGGGACGGTATAATGAAGAACACAATATAACACCGGAATCTATTAAAAAATCCATTCATGATATCCTTGCTTCGGTTTATGAGGCCGATTATGTGACGGTGCCCGTTGTCTCAGAAGACAGGAAGGTATATTCCTCAGAGAAAGAACTGCCGGTGATGATCAAGAGATTAAAAGAAGAGATGAAACAGGCCGCGAAAAATCTTGAATTTGAGAAGGCAGCGGAACTCAGGGACCGGATCAAGGAACTCACTGAAATATTGATCGAAATGGGGGGAGAGTTTTGA
- a CDS encoding L,D-transpeptidase family protein, with the protein MKLHSMDRFISLITIFISIAIFIFSELSYAENPADQVKRQIQERINTAQESSQGACRDSVVCKSTLLPKLYTEREYLPAWSDDYGPFPYVEDFVEVIRNAYREGLRPEDYHLYKIEAALSGLYTSLIGGETPDSAKVAELDLMVTDAFLLYASHLVNGRVDHRRVYPDWVVNQRAVDLTAVLHRALSSGEIEEELADLAPHYPGYVRLKEKLMEYRGIAEKGGWQRIPQGSKLQKGSRGERVAILKQRLMVSGDLESLAENKHGIFDHDLEAAVRKFQKRNGLKIDGRVGRSTLEALNVPVEKRIRQIALNMDRLRWLPDDHGDRNIFVNIADFSLDVIEDEKSVMAMRIIAGKNNWRSCVLSAKMTYLELNPFWKVPDSIATKEILPHIKKDPDYLTKKNIKVLRDWNDKAKTIDPRTVDWSRAKVSNFRYKFRQEPGPGNPLGRIKFIFPNDCEIYLHDTPTRHLFGRARRDFSHGCIRIEKPVELATYLLQNKETWTRKKILAEIRKGKRQVVMLPDPINVLIFYGTAWVDREGVIQFRNDIYRIDEIPYELPAGRTGASAAAN; encoded by the coding sequence TTGAAATTGCATAGTATGGACAGGTTCATTTCACTTATCACGATATTCATAAGTATTGCTATTTTTATTTTTTCGGAGTTGTCATATGCTGAAAATCCGGCAGATCAGGTAAAGAGGCAAATTCAGGAGAGAATTAACACGGCGCAAGAATCATCTCAGGGTGCGTGTAGAGATTCTGTAGTATGCAAATCAACATTGCTGCCAAAATTGTATACTGAACGTGAATATCTGCCGGCATGGAGTGATGATTATGGTCCGTTTCCCTATGTGGAGGATTTTGTAGAAGTGATCCGCAATGCATATCGTGAGGGACTGAGGCCGGAGGACTATCATCTCTATAAAATAGAAGCGGCCCTTTCCGGACTGTATACAAGTCTGATCGGAGGGGAAACCCCGGACAGTGCAAAGGTTGCAGAACTCGATCTCATGGTAACGGATGCTTTTCTCCTCTATGCTTCTCATTTAGTGAACGGCCGAGTGGATCACCGAAGAGTTTATCCCGATTGGGTTGTTAACCAGCGGGCTGTTGACCTGACCGCCGTACTTCACAGAGCCCTTTCATCGGGAGAGATAGAGGAGGAACTGGCCGATCTGGCGCCTCATTACCCCGGTTATGTCAGGCTGAAAGAGAAATTGATGGAGTATCGGGGTATTGCCGAAAAAGGTGGGTGGCAGCGGATTCCTCAAGGTTCCAAACTGCAAAAGGGCTCCCGCGGTGAGCGAGTAGCAATACTCAAACAGCGACTCATGGTATCGGGCGATCTTGAGTCGCTGGCAGAAAATAAGCACGGCATCTTTGATCATGATCTGGAGGCAGCGGTCAGAAAATTCCAGAAAAGAAATGGTTTGAAAATCGATGGAAGAGTTGGCAGATCAACACTGGAGGCCCTGAATGTTCCTGTTGAAAAACGCATACGACAGATCGCTTTGAACATGGATCGGCTACGCTGGCTTCCGGATGATCACGGGGATCGAAACATCTTCGTGAATATTGCTGATTTCTCACTGGACGTTATTGAAGATGAGAAGTCAGTAATGGCGATGCGGATCATCGCGGGGAAAAATAATTGGCGCAGTTGTGTGTTGAGCGCGAAAATGACGTATCTGGAATTAAACCCTTTCTGGAAAGTACCGGACAGTATTGCCACGAAGGAGATATTGCCCCATATTAAGAAAGATCCTGATTATCTGACGAAAAAAAACATAAAGGTTTTAAGGGACTGGAATGATAAGGCAAAGACAATAGATCCGAGGACAGTTGATTGGTCCCGCGCCAAGGTCAGCAACTTCAGGTATAAGTTCCGTCAGGAGCCCGGTCCCGGTAACCCCTTGGGGAGGATAAAGTTTATATTCCCCAACGACTGCGAAATATACCTCCATGATACACCGACACGCCACCTGTTCGGGAGGGCCCGCAGGGATTTCAGTCATGGGTGCATCCGTATTGAAAAACCTGTTGAACTGGCAACATACCTCCTGCAGAACAAGGAAACGTGGACGCGTAAGAAAATACTGGCCGAGATCAGAAAGGGCAAGAGGCAGGTCGTGATGCTTCCCGATCCGATCAACGTCCTCATTTTCTACGGGACGGCATGGGTAGATCGTGAGGGAGTAATTCAATTTCGCAATGATATTTATCGCATCGATGAAATACCCTATGAATTGCCGGCCGGCAGAACAGGGGCTTCCGCGGCGGCAAACTAA